From a single Girardinichthys multiradiatus isolate DD_20200921_A chromosome 17, DD_fGirMul_XY1, whole genome shotgun sequence genomic region:
- the fbxl14b gene encoding F-box/LRR-repeat protein 14b has protein sequence METHISCLFPEILAMIFSYLDVRDKGRVAQVCIAWRDASYHKSVWRGVEAKLHLRRANPSLFPSLQARGIRRVQILSLRRSLSYVIQGMPNIESLNLSGCYNLTDNGLGHAFVQEIPSLRVLNLSLCKQITDSSLGRIAQYLKNLEVLELGGCSNITNTGLLLIAWGLHRLKSLNLRSCRHVSDVGIGHLAGMTRSAAEGCLNLEYLTLQDCQKLTDLSLKHISKGLTKLRVLNLSFCGGISDAGMIHLSHMTSLWSLNLRSCDNISDTGTMHLAMGTLRLSGLDVSFCDKIGDQTLAYIAQGLYQLKSLSLCSCHISDDGINRMVRQMHELRTLNIGQCVRITDKGLELIADHLTQLVGIDLYGCTKITKRGLERITQLPCLKVLNLGLWQMTESEKVR, from the coding sequence atggaGACGCACATTTCGTGCCTCTTCCCAGAAATTTTGGCCATGATTTTCAGCTACCTGGACGTGAGGGACAAAGGCAGGGTGGCCCAAGTGTGCATCGCTTGGAGGGACGCGTCCTACCACAAGTCAGTGTGGAGGGGGGTGGAAGCCAAGCTGCACCTCCGCCGGGCAAATCCCTCCTTGTTCCCCAGCCTCCAGGCCAGGGGGATCCGGAGAGTCCAGATCTTGTCCCTGCGCCGCAGCCTGAGTTATGTCATCCAGGGGATGCCCAACATAGAGTCCCTTAACTTGTCTGGCTGCTACAACCTAACTGATAATGGGTTGGGCCACGCATTTGTGCAGGAGATCCCATCTCTTAGGGTTCTGAACCTAAGTCTCTGCAAGCAGATCACAGACTCCAGTCTAGGCAGGATCGCCCAGTATCTGAAGAACCTAGAGGTGCTGGAGCTTGGCGGCTGCAGCAACATCACGAACACCGGGCTTCTGTTGATAGCCTGGGGCCTCCACAGACTTAAGAGCCTCAATCTGAGGTCCTGCAGGCATGTCTCAGATGTGGGGATTGGACATTTGGCAGGCATGACCCGGAGTGCAGCAGAGGGCTGCTTAAACCTGGAGTACCTGACCCTCCAAGACTGTCAGAAACTGACAGACCTGTCACTCAAACACATCTCGAAGGGGCTGACCAAGCTGCGGGTGCTGAATTTAAGCTTCTGTGGGGGGATCTCAGATGCTGGGATGATCCACCTGTCTCACATGACCTCCCTGTGGAGCCTCAACCTGCGCTCCTGTGACAACATCAGCGACACGGGAACTATGCACCTTGCGATGGGCACCCTTAGGCTCTCTGGGCTGGATGTCTCCTTCTGTGACAAGATCGGGGACCAGACCTTGGCGTACATCGCTCAGGGACTGTACCAGCTCAAGTCCCTGTCCCTGTGCTCCTGCCACATCTCAGATGACGGGATAAACCGGATGGTGAGGCAGATGCATGAACTGAGGACCCTGAACATTGGACAGTGCGTGCGCATCACAGACAAAGGGCTGGAGCTCATAGCTGACCACCTGACCCAGCTGGTGGGCATTGACCTGTATGGATGTACCAAGATCACCAAAAGGGGACTGGAGCGAATCACGCAGCTCCCCTGCCTTAAAGTGTTGAACCTGGGACTCTGGCAGATGACAGAGAGTGAAAAAGTGAGGTGA